A genomic segment from uncultured Marinifilum sp. encodes:
- a CDS encoding glycoside hydrolase family 2 TIM barrel-domain containing protein, producing the protein MRFKYLYFIVISFFVCAQLSAQSQKVSLNGIWNFHASNSKTDFELLADYEINWDTITVPGNWDTRENYSEFVGKGYYQREFELADSWKGKQVRIKFDAIYQTSKVWINGTLLGKHIGGYTPFEYNITDFVNFDKPNTVLVMADNSYKRGAWWAWGGISRDVTLIGNEDVRIAYQHIAAIPDFEKNKLKFILKYKVENDACEPYKGKVSSIIQGHGLEKHVSAKISIEGKSSLIKEVLFEEDLSAFKLWHFDHPNLYSLNTKLKGKDQSDIKTDKFGIRKLEVRGEQMFLNNEPVRMNGLNRVHDHPDYGNTEPDHLVKKDMLDIKSLGCNFSRLMHAPLSENILDFCDSIGYLIIEEIPVWGNDDPQSFPNNPLTKKWLKEMLERDFNHPCVVAWSMGNELRDSVPAWGKKLLTPRQHDYLVSMLDYMNELDTTRLKTYVSLTANSIGANKINEPVDLVDFICLNSYGNSAKAVRDAHQNFPGKPIFLSEVGIGQIGPAPDAKFKEDLIGYMNEMKEYSYLIGISYWCYNDYRSNYKGTPKSGFREWGIVDENRKKKTAYQQLKEIYENW; encoded by the coding sequence ATGAGGTTTAAGTATCTATATTTTATAGTAATTAGTTTTTTTGTCTGTGCACAGCTTTCTGCACAATCGCAAAAAGTATCCTTAAATGGGATATGGAATTTTCATGCATCTAACTCAAAAACTGATTTCGAATTATTGGCTGATTATGAAATTAATTGGGATACAATTACGGTTCCTGGGAATTGGGATACTAGAGAAAATTATTCTGAATTTGTTGGAAAAGGGTATTATCAAAGAGAATTTGAATTGGCTGATTCTTGGAAAGGAAAGCAGGTTCGTATAAAATTTGATGCCATATACCAAACATCAAAAGTTTGGATAAATGGAACACTTTTAGGAAAGCATATTGGTGGTTACACTCCATTTGAATATAATATTACTGATTTTGTGAATTTCGATAAGCCAAATACGGTTTTGGTAATGGCTGATAATTCATATAAACGTGGAGCTTGGTGGGCTTGGGGTGGAATTAGTCGTGATGTAACACTAATTGGAAATGAAGATGTTCGTATAGCCTATCAGCATATTGCTGCAATTCCTGATTTTGAGAAGAATAAACTTAAGTTTATCCTAAAATATAAGGTTGAAAACGATGCGTGTGAACCTTACAAGGGAAAAGTATCATCAATTATTCAAGGTCATGGACTTGAAAAGCATGTATCTGCTAAAATAAGCATTGAAGGCAAAAGCAGTTTGATTAAAGAAGTTCTATTTGAAGAAGACCTGTCTGCTTTTAAACTGTGGCATTTTGACCATCCTAACTTGTATTCGCTAAACACTAAATTGAAAGGTAAAGATCAATCAGATATTAAAACAGACAAATTTGGTATTAGAAAACTAGAAGTTCGAGGAGAACAGATGTTTCTAAATAATGAACCTGTTCGGATGAATGGATTAAATCGGGTCCACGATCATCCGGATTATGGCAATACAGAGCCTGATCATTTGGTGAAAAAAGACATGCTGGATATTAAATCTTTGGGCTGTAATTTTTCACGTTTAATGCATGCTCCACTGTCTGAAAATATTTTAGATTTTTGTGATAGCATCGGTTATCTTATCATAGAAGAAATTCCTGTTTGGGGTAATGATGATCCTCAATCATTTCCGAATAATCCACTTACAAAAAAATGGTTGAAGGAAATGCTTGAAAGAGACTTTAATCACCCTTGTGTGGTTGCTTGGAGTATGGGAAACGAGTTAAGAGATTCTGTTCCGGCATGGGGTAAAAAGTTACTTACACCTAGGCAACATGACTATTTGGTTTCGATGCTTGATTATATGAACGAATTAGATACCACTCGTTTAAAAACTTATGTGAGTTTAACGGCAAATAGTATAGGAGCTAATAAAATTAACGAACCTGTTGATTTGGTAGATTTTATTTGCCTGAATTCATACGGCAATTCGGCCAAAGCGGTACGGGATGCTCATCAAAACTTTCCAGGTAAGCCAATTTTTTTATCGGAAGTTGGAATCGGACAAATTGGTCCTGCACCTGATGCTAAATTCAAGGAAGATTTAATTGGTTATATGAATGAAATGAAAGAGTATTCATATTTAATAGGAATCTCTTATTGGTGCTATAATGATTACCGAAGTAATTACAAAGGAACACCTAAATCTGGATTCCGAGAATGGGGAATAGTAGATGAAAATAGAAAGAAAAAAACTGCATATCAGCAGTTAAAAGAGATTTATGAAAATTGGTAA